A region from the Natronorubrum halophilum genome encodes:
- a CDS encoding DUF998 domain-containing protein, producing the protein MIDRNWRRIATGCGLAAPVVALGVIVLATLIASPETFTWRGRALSDMGRYEARTFLLFNGGLILGGLLGVPFGWRLWLESRNVLERLGVVLLWAATVGLIGIGVFFLGHTEFYLDTYLHGVAAVLYFGAAPFAQWVYGSGLVLADEQRLGLYSLWLGIVHPLVWLGWLLSRTGTSDPTAWFAVPEFVAALAFGLWIGLLALEQYQRADSKPGKQRF; encoded by the coding sequence ATGATCGACAGGAACTGGCGTCGGATCGCAACGGGGTGTGGACTCGCCGCGCCGGTCGTCGCGCTGGGAGTGATCGTTCTCGCAACGCTCATCGCGTCCCCGGAGACGTTCACGTGGCGCGGCCGGGCGCTCTCGGATATGGGACGCTACGAGGCCCGGACCTTCCTGCTGTTCAATGGCGGACTGATCCTCGGCGGGCTGCTCGGCGTCCCCTTCGGCTGGCGACTCTGGCTCGAGAGCCGGAACGTCCTCGAGCGGCTCGGAGTCGTCCTGCTGTGGGCGGCGACCGTCGGACTGATCGGCATCGGCGTCTTCTTCCTCGGCCACACCGAGTTCTACCTCGATACCTATCTGCACGGGGTGGCTGCGGTGCTCTACTTCGGGGCTGCCCCGTTCGCGCAGTGGGTCTACGGAAGCGGACTGGTTCTCGCGGACGAACAGCGACTCGGACTGTACTCGCTCTGGCTCGGAATCGTCCACCCGCTCGTCTGGCTGGGGTGGCTGCTGTCTCGGACCGGAACGAGCGATCCGACGGCGTGGTTTGCGGTTCCGGAGTTCGTCGCCGCCCTCGCCTTCGGGCTCTGGATCGGTCTCCTCGCCCTCGAGCAGTATCAGCGCGCAGACAGCAAACCCGGCAAACAGCGCTTCTAA
- a CDS encoding ABC transporter ATP-binding protein — translation MANEHPFTTATARSPPEPAAGDEILELEGVAKRYGSEAVVPDLSLSVRDGEILTVLGPSGCGKTTTLRLIAGLERPNAGEIRLRGDDVAGNGRFVPPEERGVGVVFQEFALFPHLTARENVGFALRKRGADEREARVDELLELVRLEGRGADYPDELSGGQQQRIALARALAPEPEILLLDEPFSNLDVDLRVEMREEVRRIITEAGVTAVSVTHDQEEALSISDRIAVMNEGDIEQIDRPQRVFQRPESRFIADFLGRASFLSGAVRGAGVDTALGRVLRDDVDGLAHQSDGTAIDLLVRPDDVTAVPAAGSEADGRVVSRRYLGPSVLYRVELDSGDTVECMHNHADRFDPDERVIVRITADHELAWFPADQRDETATGAAD, via the coding sequence ATGGCGAACGAACACCCGTTTACGACGGCAACTGCGCGATCACCGCCGGAACCCGCCGCGGGCGACGAGATACTCGAACTCGAGGGCGTCGCGAAACGCTACGGCAGCGAAGCGGTCGTCCCCGACCTCTCCCTGTCCGTTCGCGACGGCGAAATTCTCACCGTGCTCGGGCCATCGGGCTGTGGCAAAACGACGACGCTCCGGCTCATCGCCGGCCTCGAGCGACCGAACGCCGGGGAGATCCGACTTCGGGGCGACGACGTTGCGGGGAACGGACGCTTCGTTCCACCGGAAGAGCGCGGCGTCGGCGTCGTCTTTCAGGAGTTCGCCCTCTTTCCCCACCTGACCGCCCGCGAGAACGTCGGCTTCGCCCTTCGGAAACGAGGCGCGGACGAACGCGAGGCCCGCGTTGACGAACTGCTCGAACTCGTTCGTCTCGAGGGCCGCGGGGCGGACTATCCGGACGAACTCTCCGGCGGCCAGCAACAGCGGATCGCCCTCGCGCGGGCGCTCGCTCCCGAACCCGAGATACTGTTGCTCGATGAACCCTTCTCGAACCTGGACGTGGATCTCCGCGTCGAGATGCGCGAGGAGGTGCGTCGAATCATTACGGAAGCCGGCGTCACTGCGGTTTCGGTGACCCACGACCAGGAGGAGGCGCTGTCGATCTCCGATCGGATCGCGGTGATGAACGAGGGCGACATCGAGCAGATCGATCGCCCACAGCGGGTCTTTCAACGGCCCGAATCGCGCTTCATCGCTGACTTTCTCGGCCGAGCCAGCTTCCTTTCGGGAGCGGTCCGCGGTGCCGGCGTCGACACCGCTCTCGGACGCGTGCTCCGCGACGACGTCGACGGCCTCGCCCACCAGTCCGACGGGACCGCCATCGACCTGCTCGTCCGGCCCGACGACGTGACGGCCGTCCCGGCTGCGGGATCCGAAGCCGACGGCCGCGTCGTCTCCCGCCGGTATCTCGGTCCGAGCGTCCTCTATCGCGTCGAACTCGACTCCGGCGATACCGTCGAGTGTATGCACAACCACGCCGACCGGTTCGATCCGGACGAACGCGTCATCGTTCGCATCACCGCCGACCACGAACTCGCGTGGTTCCCCGCTGACCAGCGCGACGAAACGGCGACTGGTGCCGCGGACTGA
- a CDS encoding DUF5793 family protein, giving the protein MRREHFTLDVNNVDWVETDSEPSKPSVAINFTGPATMLRERLTGPDGELLEAGETDVALRLQKPLDTDSAGVVSVTNRVTGEFILELNEDADDVLSFIQAARGYGEEAPEDDGRYEVEISLDGDDFVTYDKRTFLVYDDEGDLLRQHSLIPSGVEL; this is encoded by the coding sequence ATGAGGCGCGAGCACTTCACACTAGATGTCAACAATGTCGACTGGGTCGAGACCGATAGCGAACCGAGCAAACCCTCGGTAGCGATCAACTTTACTGGCCCGGCGACGATGCTCCGCGAGCGCCTTACCGGTCCCGACGGAGAACTCCTCGAGGCCGGGGAAACCGACGTTGCGCTCCGGCTACAGAAGCCACTGGACACCGATAGCGCAGGCGTCGTGAGCGTAACCAACCGAGTGACCGGGGAGTTCATCCTCGAGCTCAACGAGGACGCTGACGACGTCCTGTCGTTCATCCAGGCTGCTCGCGGCTACGGCGAGGAGGCCCCCGAAGACGACGGGCGGTACGAGGTCGAAATCTCGCTCGACGGTGACGACTTCGTCACCTACGACAAGCGGACGTTCCTCGTCTACGATGACGAGGGAGACCTGCTTCGACAGCACAGTCTGATCCCGAGCGGCGTCGAACTCTAA
- a CDS encoding class I SAM-dependent methyltransferase produces the protein MAEEQERGRVRDPARRAAVRDTYDRIATHFAATRAYAWPEVEAFLETHAHVCTADSSESAVGLDLGCGNCRHAELLTEHCAPVVGLDVSRGLLETGRERAREREFDVELCQGDASELPLATDSVALAVYVATLHHLPTQRARRASLDELARVIAADGRALVSAWSTAHDKFDETEGFDTTIEWTLPDGEPVDRFYHIYSPEEFETDLAESDLEVLEWELSSGNCYATVAGSETDPDEDA, from the coding sequence ATGGCCGAGGAGCAGGAGCGAGGGCGAGTCCGCGACCCGGCCCGACGGGCCGCCGTTCGCGATACCTACGACCGCATTGCGACGCACTTCGCCGCTACCAGAGCGTACGCCTGGCCCGAAGTCGAGGCGTTCCTTGAGACGCACGCGCACGTGTGCACGGCAGATTCAAGCGAGTCTGCTGTCGGTCTCGACCTCGGCTGTGGCAACTGCCGGCACGCCGAACTGCTGACCGAACACTGCGCACCCGTCGTCGGACTCGATGTGAGCCGCGGCCTGCTCGAAACCGGTCGCGAGCGCGCGCGAGAACGCGAGTTCGACGTCGAACTCTGTCAGGGCGATGCGTCCGAACTGCCGCTGGCAACCGACAGCGTGGCCCTCGCGGTCTACGTCGCGACGCTCCATCACCTCCCGACGCAACGGGCTCGCCGGGCCAGCCTCGACGAACTCGCGCGCGTGATCGCCGCCGACGGTCGCGCGCTCGTCAGCGCGTGGTCGACCGCCCACGACAAGTTCGACGAAACGGAGGGGTTCGACACGACCATCGAGTGGACGCTCCCCGACGGCGAACCAGTCGATCGGTTCTACCACATCTACTCGCCCGAGGAGTTCGAAACCGATCTCGCCGAGAGCGACCTCGAGGTACTCGAATGGGAGCTCTCGAGCGGCAACTGCTATGCGACGGTGGCTGGATCGGAGACGGACCCCGACGAGGATGCGTGA
- a CDS encoding DUF7571 family protein has translation MKPCQNCQAAIDEYLLDKQLEPLRELTVDDFNICADCATIVSDACVECGGAVYVPRSVTATPDYCPACRSSHIERTGHDPGWNLDTTSV, from the coding sequence ATGAAACCGTGCCAAAACTGTCAGGCGGCCATCGACGAGTATCTCTTGGATAAACAACTCGAACCCCTGCGCGAACTCACGGTCGACGACTTCAACATCTGCGCCGACTGCGCGACCATCGTTTCCGATGCGTGCGTGGAGTGTGGCGGCGCGGTCTACGTTCCTCGGAGCGTCACCGCCACGCCCGATTACTGCCCGGCGTGTCGGTCCAGTCACATCGAACGCACCGGTCACGATCCCGGCTGGAATCTCGATACCACGTCCGTCTGA
- a CDS encoding DICT sensory domain-containing protein, whose translation MTLSDYFDRIEGPVRTVTVYAPAPKPELVDWLEAAISVESVDYRSLPDATAASQSFLVVRQDGEFSAAIGLEAVRDFLEPPIHEPWNGALGDVPHRRVIEVFDSTVWHALQRRQLLAVSRAIETRAWRVASGTLRVGFQRSSALEAMVPVYSRLAAESALDIAVYIDDEWDRPPIPGVTIHADSGDEIGSYWMLVFDGDGDELWTSGLLAKERDDGEFEGFWVDDTQLVARLERAIQKSAG comes from the coding sequence ATGACGCTCTCCGATTACTTCGACCGGATCGAGGGGCCGGTACGAACGGTCACCGTCTATGCGCCCGCACCGAAGCCCGAACTCGTCGACTGGCTCGAGGCGGCGATCAGCGTCGAATCCGTCGACTACCGCTCGCTTCCGGACGCGACGGCGGCCAGTCAGAGCTTTCTCGTCGTCCGCCAGGACGGCGAGTTCAGCGCCGCTATCGGCCTCGAGGCCGTCCGAGATTTTCTCGAGCCGCCGATTCACGAACCCTGGAACGGGGCGCTCGGCGATGTGCCACACCGGCGCGTGATCGAGGTGTTCGACTCGACGGTGTGGCACGCCCTCCAGCGACGGCAACTGCTCGCGGTCAGCCGCGCGATCGAAACTCGGGCCTGGCGGGTCGCCAGCGGCACGCTTCGGGTCGGCTTCCAGCGATCGAGCGCACTCGAGGCGATGGTGCCGGTCTACAGCCGTCTCGCCGCGGAGTCGGCCCTCGATATCGCCGTCTATATCGACGATGAGTGGGACCGACCACCGATTCCGGGCGTAACGATCCACGCCGATTCCGGCGACGAGATCGGCTCGTACTGGATGCTCGTCTTCGACGGCGACGGTGACGAACTCTGGACCAGTGGGCTGCTGGCGAAAGAGCGCGACGACGGCGAGTTCGAAGGGTTCTGGGTCGACGACACGCAACTCGTTGCGAGACTGGAGCGAGCGATCCAGAAAAGCGCCGGCTGA
- a CDS encoding DUF7344 domain-containing protein: MPPDRSSSNGPTTNPETIDTAFLALRQQNCRFVCYFLLEHETASLSEVADVVTGWIHAANGGIAEPQRRNQCYLRLLHSHVPNLVDVGVVSYDERSDILSLSPCPDPIREFATRACAVETGS; this comes from the coding sequence ATGCCTCCCGACCGCTCGTCGTCGAACGGGCCGACCACGAACCCAGAGACGATAGATACCGCGTTTCTGGCGCTTCGACAACAGAACTGTCGATTCGTCTGTTACTTTCTCCTCGAGCACGAGACGGCGTCGCTGTCGGAAGTGGCCGACGTCGTTACCGGCTGGATCCACGCCGCGAACGGTGGGATCGCCGAACCACAGCGCCGGAACCAGTGTTACCTGCGACTCTTGCACTCGCACGTTCCGAATCTGGTCGACGTCGGGGTCGTCTCTTACGACGAGCGTTCCGATATCCTCTCGCTGTCGCCCTGTCCGGACCCGATTCGAGAGTTTGCAACGCGAGCCTGTGCGGTGGAAACCGGCTCGTGA
- a CDS encoding GNAT family N-acetyltransferase produces MEYDLLGWPPDGPKLRLDYQRFSYAGKFVMTNTGKAVARDDAETERTRGESDAPIVAAVAFNEDRTDAGTLWLRYVTVDRERRGDGIAPSLLRFVRDRALERGYDRLRIAVNNPFAYEALYRSGFEYTGETTGIAELVLEHPAAGEGEYDAAKRYQAGLEEFRDRDLSAEEEAFLEARRGSDPPTSSRTNT; encoded by the coding sequence GTGGAGTACGACCTGCTCGGTTGGCCGCCCGACGGACCGAAACTCCGACTCGATTATCAGCGGTTCAGCTACGCCGGCAAGTTCGTCATGACGAACACCGGGAAAGCCGTCGCTCGAGACGACGCCGAAACCGAGCGAACCCGCGGCGAGTCGGACGCGCCGATCGTCGCGGCGGTGGCGTTCAACGAGGACCGCACCGACGCGGGAACGCTCTGGCTGCGATACGTCACCGTCGACCGCGAGCGCCGCGGCGACGGCATCGCCCCCTCGCTCCTCCGATTCGTCCGCGACCGCGCCCTCGAGCGAGGGTACGACCGTCTTCGAATCGCGGTCAACAACCCGTTCGCCTACGAGGCGCTCTACCGAAGCGGCTTCGAGTACACCGGCGAGACGACGGGAATCGCCGAACTGGTACTCGAGCATCCCGCTGCCGGCGAGGGCGAGTACGACGCAGCGAAACGCTATCAGGCGGGTCTCGAGGAGTTTCGCGACCGCGACCTCTCCGCGGAAGAGGAGGCGTTTCTCGAGGCCCGGCGCGGGAGCGACCCCCCGACCTCGAGTCGCACGAACACGTGA
- the fen gene encoding flap endonuclease-1 — protein MGNAALRDIAVIEEIPFDEIEGVVAVDAHNWLYRYLTTTVKWTNSSKYTTADGTEVANLIGIVQGLPKFFEHDIVPVMVFDGGPSELKDDEIESRREQRRSYEDQLETAREKGDAVAIAQLESRTQRLTPTIQETSRTLLELLDVPIVEAPAEGEAQAAHMARRGDADYVGSEDYDALLFGAPLTLRQLTSKGNPELMDLEATLDHHDLTLEQLIDAAILIGTDFNEGVTGIGPKTALSEIAEHGDLWSVLEARGDAVEYGDRVRQLFRDPNVTDDYEFDTTLDPDLEAAREYLTDEWAVDEDEVARGFERIEESVTQTGLDRWT, from the coding sequence ATGGGAAACGCTGCACTTCGGGATATCGCCGTCATCGAGGAGATTCCCTTCGACGAGATCGAAGGCGTCGTCGCCGTCGACGCGCACAACTGGCTCTACCGGTACCTGACGACGACGGTCAAGTGGACCAACAGCAGTAAATACACGACCGCGGACGGCACCGAAGTGGCGAACCTGATCGGCATCGTCCAGGGGCTCCCCAAGTTCTTCGAACACGACATCGTGCCGGTGATGGTCTTCGACGGCGGCCCTTCCGAACTCAAAGACGACGAGATCGAGTCCCGCCGGGAGCAACGCCGGAGCTACGAGGATCAACTCGAGACCGCCCGCGAGAAGGGTGACGCGGTCGCCATCGCCCAACTCGAGTCCCGCACCCAGCGACTGACGCCGACGATCCAGGAGACCAGTCGGACCCTCCTCGAGTTACTCGACGTGCCGATCGTCGAAGCCCCCGCGGAGGGCGAGGCGCAGGCGGCCCACATGGCCCGACGCGGCGACGCCGACTACGTCGGCTCGGAGGATTACGACGCACTCCTCTTCGGCGCACCGCTCACGCTGCGCCAGTTGACGAGCAAGGGCAACCCCGAACTGATGGATCTCGAGGCCACCCTCGACCACCACGACCTCACCCTGGAGCAACTGATCGACGCGGCGATCCTCATCGGGACGGACTTCAACGAGGGCGTGACCGGAATCGGCCCCAAGACCGCACTGTCCGAGATCGCCGAACACGGCGACCTCTGGAGCGTCCTCGAAGCGCGCGGCGACGCCGTCGAGTACGGCGATCGAGTGCGGCAGTTGTTCCGCGACCCCAACGTGACCGACGACTATGAGTTCGACACGACGCTGGATCCGGACCTCGAGGCCGCGCGCGAGTACCTCACTGACGAGTGGGCGGTCGACGAAGACGAGGTCGCCCGCGGCTTCGAGCGGATCGAAGAGAGCGTCACCCAGACGGGACTGGATCGTTGGACCTGA
- the mvaD gene encoding phosphomevalonate decarboxylase MvaD: protein MKATAMAHPIQGLVKYHGMRDDIKRLPYHDSISLCTAPSHTRTTVEFSMDYEEDTFVVDGEELDGRAYERVEAVVEKARSKSDAAHTVYPVRLESENSFPSNVGLGSSSSGFAAAAMALAEAAELDASKQEISTIARVGSASAARAVTGAFSQLHTGMNDEDCVSRRLPTDLHENLKIIVGLVPYHKETEDAHNEAADSHMFQARNAHIHGQIAEMRDYLRNNDFENAFELAEHDSLSLAATTMTGPSGWVYWQPATLEIFNRVRSLREEEDIPVYFSTDTGASVYVNTTDEYAERVEEEIADCGVSTTVWNVGGPAKLLDEEKHLF, encoded by the coding sequence ATGAAAGCCACCGCCATGGCCCACCCGATCCAGGGGTTGGTCAAGTATCACGGAATGCGAGACGACATCAAGCGGCTCCCCTACCACGACAGCATCAGCCTCTGTACGGCCCCGAGCCACACTCGAACGACCGTCGAGTTCTCGATGGATTACGAGGAAGACACCTTCGTCGTCGACGGCGAGGAACTCGACGGCCGGGCCTACGAACGGGTCGAAGCCGTCGTCGAGAAGGCGCGCTCGAAGTCCGACGCCGCCCACACCGTCTACCCCGTTCGCCTCGAGAGCGAGAACAGCTTCCCCTCGAACGTCGGCCTCGGCTCCTCGTCCTCCGGCTTCGCGGCCGCGGCGATGGCCCTCGCCGAAGCCGCGGAACTCGACGCGTCGAAACAGGAGATTTCGACGATCGCCCGCGTCGGCTCGGCGTCGGCCGCTCGAGCGGTCACCGGCGCGTTCTCCCAACTCCACACGGGCATGAACGACGAGGACTGCGTCTCCCGGCGGCTCCCGACCGACCTCCACGAGAACCTCAAGATCATCGTCGGCCTCGTCCCCTACCACAAGGAGACCGAGGACGCCCACAACGAGGCCGCCGACAGCCACATGTTCCAGGCCCGAAACGCCCACATCCACGGCCAGATCGCCGAGATGCGGGATTACCTGCGGAACAACGACTTCGAGAACGCGTTCGAACTCGCCGAGCACGACTCGCTGTCGCTCGCCGCGACGACGATGACCGGCCCCTCGGGGTGGGTCTACTGGCAGCCGGCTACCCTCGAGATTTTCAACCGTGTGCGCAGTCTCCGCGAGGAAGAGGATATCCCGGTCTACTTCTCGACCGACACCGGTGCCAGCGTCTACGTCAACACCACCGACGAGTACGCCGAACGCGTCGAAGAGGAGATCGCCGACTGCGGCGTCTCGACGACCGTCTGGAACGTCGGCGGTCCCGCGAAGCTACTGGACGAGGAGAAACACCTCTTCTGA
- the nth gene encoding endonuclease III has product MGTPLESREEQAEEVIERLEEAYPDSTISLRYSNRLELLIAVILSAQCTDERVNKETKHLFEKYDGAEDYANAPQEELAEDLSSITYYNSKAEYIRTSSQTILEEHDGEVPDTMDELTELSGVGRKTANVVLQHAHDVVEGIVVDTHVQRLSRRLGLTEEERPEPIEQDLMGVVPEGYWQQFTHLCIDHGRATCTARNPDCADCVLADICPSAKGDSEIDLASGEPW; this is encoded by the coding sequence ATGGGAACCCCGCTCGAGAGTCGCGAGGAGCAGGCCGAGGAAGTCATCGAGCGCCTCGAGGAGGCGTATCCGGACTCGACGATTTCGCTGCGGTATTCGAATCGCCTCGAGTTGCTGATCGCGGTGATCCTCTCGGCGCAGTGTACGGACGAGCGCGTCAACAAAGAGACGAAACACCTGTTCGAGAAGTACGACGGGGCCGAAGACTACGCGAACGCGCCCCAGGAGGAACTCGCGGAGGACCTGAGTTCGATCACGTACTACAACAGCAAAGCGGAGTACATCCGCACCTCCTCCCAGACGATCCTTGAGGAACACGACGGCGAGGTGCCGGATACGATGGACGAGCTGACGGAGCTGTCGGGCGTCGGTCGGAAGACGGCGAACGTCGTCCTCCAGCACGCCCACGACGTCGTCGAGGGGATCGTCGTCGACACGCACGTCCAGCGCCTCTCCCGTCGACTCGGGCTGACCGAGGAGGAGCGTCCGGAGCCGATCGAGCAGGACCTGATGGGGGTCGTCCCCGAGGGCTACTGGCAGCAGTTTACCCACCTCTGTATCGACCACGGACGAGCGACCTGTACGGCTCGGAACCCCGACTGCGCCGACTGCGTGCTGGCCGATATCTGCCCCTCCGCGAAGGGTGACAGCGAGATCGATCTCGCCTCCGGCGAACCCTGGTAG
- a CDS encoding NAD(+)/NADH kinase, protein MDAAWSEDERPVVGIVNSETATGIGTELVGNVSDDSGSRSIRAEDSLDAVLDAHDATALRGNLEDVLAAAPSLLVTGGERDLSAVARVGFDGPVLPVGDISGIDAVARAQLPAALGAVLEGTATVSERSLLGVVVEGDDAGDDTSDDTDKTRERALFDVTLVTDEPARISEYSVESCGDALARFRADGVVVATPAGSHGYASAVDAPHLASAVDAVAVAPIAPFVTQTRRWVLPDDNVTLAVERDEGAVTLVVDDCSVDAIGVGSRVSITADGTLSTLSVPDDALESN, encoded by the coding sequence ATGGACGCCGCGTGGTCCGAAGACGAGCGGCCGGTCGTCGGGATCGTCAACTCGGAGACAGCGACGGGAATCGGAACGGAACTGGTGGGGAACGTCAGCGACGACTCGGGTAGCCGATCGATCCGGGCGGAAGACTCCCTCGACGCGGTTCTGGACGCCCACGACGCCACGGCCCTCCGTGGCAACCTCGAGGACGTTCTCGCCGCAGCGCCATCGCTGCTGGTGACCGGGGGAGAGCGCGATCTGTCGGCGGTCGCTCGAGTGGGATTCGACGGTCCCGTCCTGCCGGTCGGCGACATTTCCGGGATCGACGCCGTCGCGCGAGCGCAGCTTCCGGCGGCGCTCGGAGCCGTCCTCGAGGGAACCGCCACCGTCTCCGAGCGGTCGCTACTGGGGGTCGTGGTCGAGGGTGACGACGCCGGCGACGACACCAGCGATGATACCGACAAAACCCGCGAACGGGCGCTGTTCGACGTAACGCTCGTGACCGACGAACCGGCGCGGATCTCCGAGTACAGCGTGGAGAGTTGCGGCGACGCTCTCGCGAGGTTCCGCGCCGACGGCGTCGTCGTCGCAACGCCGGCCGGCAGTCACGGATACGCCAGCGCCGTCGACGCTCCACACCTCGCTTCGGCCGTGGACGCGGTCGCCGTCGCCCCGATCGCCCCGTTCGTCACGCAGACCCGTCGGTGGGTGCTCCCGGATGACAACGTCACCCTCGCGGTCGAACGCGACGAGGGTGCCGTCACGCTCGTCGTCGACGACTGTTCCGTGGACGCGATCGGCGTCGGCTCGCGAGTCAGCATCACCGCCGACGGGACGCTCTCGACGCTCTCGGTTCCGGACGACGCCCTCGAGTCGAACTGA
- a CDS encoding M28 family peptidase: protein MTNWIGDVFRSDVGWDHLEELVDIGNRMAGSDGEREAAELTRDALESAGARNARLDSFDVQGWTRGESSIAAGDRTQECIALPRSPSERVAAPLVDLGYGLPAEFEERDLEGAIVMVRSDIPAYHGRYIHRREKYYRAVENGAVGFVYRNHVEGCLPPTGSVGTDEQPIGEIPAVGVSSEVGARLARRFDGDEIELAVEAAIHAARSQNVHAELGPDTDERVLVTSHVDAHDIAEGASDNGAGTAMLVEIATALADREAALETRVEFVAYGAEEVGLVGSSHHAESTDRETIVAIVNNDGVVSDRTLSLTTHGFDELEAAANDVAERYDHPIETIPKLGPHSDHWPFVRRGVPGYHVKSTSDDVGRGWGHTFADTLEKLEPRTLREQAILLTDLVVTLTREDATVEHRDPEGIATGLEEQGLAEGMRVTGDWPDDA from the coding sequence ATGACGAACTGGATCGGCGATGTGTTTCGGAGCGACGTCGGTTGGGACCACCTCGAAGAACTGGTCGATATCGGAAATCGAATGGCGGGCAGCGACGGCGAGCGCGAGGCCGCCGAACTGACGCGTGACGCGCTCGAGTCTGCCGGTGCGAGAAACGCTCGTCTCGATTCGTTCGACGTTCAGGGGTGGACGCGCGGCGAGAGTTCGATCGCGGCCGGCGATAGGACGCAGGAGTGCATCGCGCTCCCCCGAAGCCCGTCCGAGCGAGTCGCGGCACCGCTGGTCGACCTCGGCTACGGCCTGCCCGCGGAGTTCGAGGAGCGCGACCTCGAGGGAGCCATCGTCATGGTCCGCAGCGACATTCCGGCGTACCACGGACGCTACATCCACCGTCGAGAGAAGTACTACCGCGCCGTCGAGAACGGGGCCGTCGGTTTCGTTTACCGCAATCACGTCGAGGGCTGCCTGCCGCCGACCGGGAGCGTCGGCACCGACGAGCAGCCGATCGGCGAGATTCCGGCCGTCGGCGTTTCGAGCGAGGTCGGTGCGCGGCTGGCGCGGCGCTTCGACGGGGACGAGATCGAACTCGCCGTCGAGGCGGCGATCCACGCGGCCCGGAGCCAGAACGTCCACGCCGAACTCGGCCCCGACACCGACGAGCGCGTGCTCGTGACCAGCCACGTCGACGCCCACGACATCGCCGAGGGCGCGTCCGACAACGGCGCGGGGACGGCGATGCTCGTCGAAATCGCGACCGCCCTCGCCGATCGCGAGGCGGCCCTCGAGACGCGCGTCGAGTTCGTCGCCTACGGTGCCGAGGAGGTCGGACTGGTCGGCTCCTCCCACCACGCCGAGTCGACCGACCGCGAGACGATCGTCGCGATCGTCAACAACGACGGCGTCGTCAGCGACCGAACGCTCTCGCTGACGACCCACGGCTTCGACGAACTCGAGGCCGCCGCGAACGACGTCGCGGAGCGCTACGACCATCCGATCGAGACGATCCCGAAACTCGGGCCCCACAGCGATCACTGGCCGTTCGTCCGACGGGGCGTGCCGGGCTATCACGTCAAATCGACCTCGGACGACGTCGGTCGCGGCTGGGGGCACACCTTCGCCGACACGCTCGAGAAACTCGAGCCGCGGACGCTCCGGGAGCAAGCGATCCTGCTGACCGACCTCGTCGTCACCCTCACCCGGGAGGACGCGACCGTCGAGCACCGGGATCCTGAAGGAATCGCCACGGGCCTCGAGGAACAGGGACTGGCGGAGGGAATGCGCGTCACGGGCGACTGGCCCGACGACGCATAA